From Lycorma delicatula isolate Av1 chromosome 13, ASM4794821v1, whole genome shotgun sequence, a single genomic window includes:
- the LOC142333592 gene encoding uncharacterized protein LOC142333592, with amino-acid sequence MEAVTISDTAVVTANTMDESGSIKIMNGPVNNTFINEALPLNKVIKLETEQDNVAEMICLFLPHHVTETDTSFEHIEEEIGFYQSHVTIDKGTIKESTKNCITCKRHVNNSLCDGVIKEKSIESSFKNVFYCTPLTLVTAQPFDDFIWKITILMSYYR; translated from the exons ATGGAGGCTGTAACTATATCTGATACAGCTGTGGTTACAGCCAATACCATGGATGAAAGCGGAAGCATTAAG ataatGAATGGAcctgtaaataatacttttattaatgaagctTTGCctcttaataaagttattaaattagagACTGAACAGGATAATGTTGCAGAAATGATATGCTTATTTTTACCACATCATGTGACTGAAACTGATACTTCATTTGagcat ATAGAAGAAGAGATAGGATTTTATCAGAGTCAT gttactatcGATAAAGGAACCATCAAAGAAAGTACCAAGAATTGTATTACTTGTAAGAGACACGTAAATAATTCTCTATGTGATggagttataaaagaaaaatccattgAAT cGTCCTTCAAGAATGTTTTCTATTGTACTCCATTGACTCTTGTAACTGCACAACCTTTTGAtgatttcatttggaaaataacaattttaatga gttactatcGATAA